The Etheostoma spectabile isolate EspeVRDwgs_2016 chromosome 1, UIUC_Espe_1.0, whole genome shotgun sequence genome has a segment encoding these proteins:
- the spi1b gene encoding transcription factor PU.1b produces MLHSYIMESYLIPPHSEEMYDPEIYRHQIAEYYNPYVLDADIQADHWDYHPHPHVHPVEFENLQEANFTELQSVQALHAPSLIRHDTIRYDAENLLDPNLGAHPHVLQQPVAFFPRAVYQPHVSQRSSDDEEHGGRSPPLEVSDEECLRDRMPYVTPGELGNKKKIRLYQFLLDLLRNGDMKDSIWWVDRDKGTFQFSSKHKEALAHRWGIQKGNRKKMTYQKMARALRNYGKTGEVKKIKKKLTYQFSDEVLGKSHLERKYM; encoded by the exons ATGTTGCATTCATACATAATGGAGAGCTATCTCATCCCGCCT CACTCAGAAGAAATGTACGATCCTGAGATCTACAGACATCAAATTGCAGAATATTACAATCCATATGTCCTAGATGCAGATATCCAGGCAG ATCACTGGGACTACCACCCTCACCCTCACGTACACCCTGTAGAGTTTGAAAACCTGCAAGAGGCCAACTtcacagagctgcagagtgTGCAGGCTCTCCATGCGCCCAGCCTCATTCGACATGACACCATACGATACGACGCTGAAAATCTGCTTGATCCAAATCTTGGGGCCCATCCACATGTGTTACAGCAACCA GTAGCCTTCTTCCCAcgggctgtgtatcaacctcaCGTGTCCCAGCGCAGCTCTGACGATGAGGAGCATGGAGGACGAAGTCCCCCACTGGAGGTGTCGGATGAGGAGTGTCTGAGAGATCGTATGCCTTATGTCACACCAGGAGAGCTGG GCAATAAAAAGAAGATCCGTTTGTACCAGTTCCTGTTGGACCTTTTAAGGAACGGCGATATGAAGGACAGTATCTGGTGGGTGGACAGAGACAAAGGGACGTTCCAGTTTTCATCCAAACACAAGGAGGCTCTTGCACACCGCTGGGGAATCCAGAAGGGAAACCGCAAAAAAATGACCTATCAGAAGATGGCTCGGGCCTTACGCAACTATGGCAAAACTGGAGAGgtgaaaaagattaagaagaaGTTGACGTACCAGTTCAGTGATGAGGTGCTGGGGAAGAGTCATCTGGAGAGAAAATATATGTAG